Part of the Peromyscus leucopus breed LL Stock chromosome 6, UCI_PerLeu_2.1, whole genome shotgun sequence genome, CTTTGGACTCTCTCAGGTCACCCATCCCCTTCTCCACAGAGCACTCCTTTGTTTTAGGGGACATTGCTTCTGTTggtctcttctcctccttcttctccttctcgcTGTCATAGCCCTGCTCTTCTTCATCATAATCCCGTGTCACCTGCTTTGCCAAGGAGAATGGAAAAATAAGCTTCTTCAAAGGAAAAGCACTTCTTCAAAAGAGGGACAGCACCTTAGTGGCAGTGCCCTGGCCTGTGTACTTACTTTGACGTCTTTGTCGCTCTCAGACTTCCTTTCGCGCTCCTTCTCCTTGTCTTTGCTCCTCTTCTTTTTACTTGTTGATCGTTCCCTTTCGTCCCTGCTTCTTTCTTTGTCcttatcttttttcttctcttttttatgtCTGGGAAGAATGAGAGTTAAAATGTGCTTGTAAGAGCTACTTTGCAGGAACTTCTGGCAGTTTTATTCCTAAGTAGGCAACAGGTCTTACTCTGCTTAGATGATGAGCTTATTAACCAAGCTCACTAGAAAGATCACAAAGAGCCAAATCAAAACATCAATCAAAGAATCTAAGCTGGATACAGGCCTGAAGTCTAACCCTCCACGCTCAACAAAGCACATACTGAAAATCTCTAGAGAATAATGCCTTAATTGCCCCCCACAAATTAAAGTGTATGTAAGAAATCTagcagtttaaaaaatatttactagtcCCAAATATTACGAATCATAGGTATAAACAATTGATACCCCTACCTCCGTGGAGATGGTGAGCGAGACAGCTTTCTTTTAGGAGACCTGGGCTTTTTAGGAGATCTTGTACCACTCCTGCTTCGCCGTCGTCGTCTCTCCCTGGAATCACAAATGTGCAAACTAGGCTTTAAAATATAGTGTGGTCTCACTAGCTCCATTAGAACCCCCACAGCCCAAAACCTGCCTCACAATACGGTGTTAGGCCAAAACAATCTCAAGCTTAAGAAAAGACTAATGTGATGGGTTGATCTGAAGAAGTTGGGGAAGGTATAAATCCCTTAccttattaaatacaaaaatgagTGTTTTTACCTTCTTAAtggaattttttgagacagagtcacataATACagtccaggttagccttgaatttgGCATTATCCTGTCTTAACTTCCCAAAAGCTGgggttatttatgtgtgtgtgctaccatagtTTGGTAGTTCTTTCAAAAGGCCTTTCATCTAGTGCTGCAGTTTTCTATGCCTCAGTGGAACCAGTGCAAAATTTAAGGACAccaaagtttattttcattttcttctccaaattTTACATTATTGCTTCTCAAGTCTTTGATCTacttttcagtctttaaaaaacatgGCACAAACCTTCTGGTACATTCATATAAGTGCATCCGAGCATGTCTGAACAACATATGATTGAAATTGAATTGAACATTATGAATAGATTTTCTACGAAGTTTGCCACAGCACTTCCATTTTCTGTGTAATAATTTACACTATAGTCAAAGAATGACACATTCTTGCCTCCCATTCACTTATCACAAAACTACTATATGGGAAGTAAACATTCTTGAGCATAATACATAAATATGGTAAGCATCACAAATGAAGCCTCATTTTCTCAACATCAAGGTATTTGTCTGATTCTGGAACATCTGTGTCCTACTGAAAAACAGTCATCCCTCAGGCCTCAGGGTGCTGCTGCCTTACCTGCTTGCACTCCGAGAGCGTCTGGCTGTACTGTAGCTTTTTGGTGGAGTTTTGGAacgtttcttttctttatcttctttctttttgtctctaacaaacataatttaatatgtttttaatttaagaaagacTAACACTTCATTCCATGTAATCTCACTTTTGTTATGACACATGGCATATGTATGATAAAATAATTTCTCTAAGCCTTCCATTTTCTTGATAGTTCACCTAGAACTTATTTCCAATAGTAAAGTAGCCTAAATGCTGAGAAATTATTTAGAATGCTGGCCAGTTTCTTGTGTTTGTTGCTGAGTTCAATGGGCTTAGCTGCTGTCGTTGGGTCCTTTTCACTTGATTACAAATTCCTGAACTCTGTCACAATGTCAGAAACCAACAAAGCACCACAGCCAGTCGCTCTTTCCTTCAATGAGCACATGCCCAAGAAACCCCTATCACAGACTAACCGAAGTTTGTACCTTGTTTTTTTGCTACTGCATGTTCTGGGCTCATCAGTTGCCATCTGAAAACTCTCCTGCCACAATGGTTAGGTAGGTACTAAAACCACACTAATTCCAAAGCTCTTTACAGGTCCTTCCcattcatttctatttaaatCCCACAGTATACATTCTCCAccttgtctccttcctcctctggttCTTCTGCTCCAGCAGTCATCTTCTCTT contains:
- the Srsf11 gene encoding serine/arginine-rich splicing factor 11 isoform X5, whose translation is MSTVDPKLNHVAAGLVSPSLKSDTSSKEIEEAMKRVREAQSLISAAIEPDKKEEKRRHSRSRSRSRRRRTPSSSRHRRSRSRSRRRSHSKSRSRRRSKSPRRRRSHSRERGRRSRSTSKARDKKKEDKEKKRSKTPPKSYSTARRSRSASSLHICDSRERRRRRSRSGTRSPKKPRSPKRKLSRSPSPRRHKKEKKKDKDKERSRDERERSTSKKKRSKDKEKERERKSESDKDVKQVTRDYDEEEQGYDSEKEKKEEKRPTEAMSPKTKECSVEKGMGDLRESKVNGDDHHEEDMDMSD
- the Srsf11 gene encoding serine/arginine-rich splicing factor 11 isoform X6, coding for MSTVDPKLNHVAAGLVSPSLKSDTSSKEIEEAMKRVREAQSLISAAIEPDKKEEKRRHSRSRSRSRRRRTPSSSRHRRSRSRSRRRSHSKSRSRRRSKSPRRRRSHSRERGRRSRSTSKARDKKKEDKEKKRSKTPPKSYSTARRSRSASRERRRRRSRSGTRSPKKPRSPKRKLSRSPSPRRHKKEKKKDKDKERSRDERERSTSKKKRSKDKEKERERKSESDKDVKQVTRDYDEEEQGYDSEKEKKEEKRPTEAMSPKTKECSVEKGMGDLRESKVNGDDHHEEDMDMSD